In Planococcus versutus, the DNA window CTTTTAATTTAATGACCCAAGTCAGTTCATCAGGGTTTTCATAGGATTCTGCTAATTTCGGTTCAAGTTCCATTGTTTCTGGATTGCGCTCAAACAAATTTTCATAAATCTGAGACATGACACTTGAAGACACTGAGTCATTTGTCATGATTGGAGATAATCCCACTGCGTCTGTAGTAGAGGCATAAATAACTTCTTGTCCTTCCGATTCAGAAGAACTTGAGGTCTTTCCACTTTCTGTACCTTCAGGAATTGTACTTTCCGAACACGCTCCTAGGATGAGCAAGCCAATCAATGCCAATAAAAACAACCATTTTTTATTCATTAAAAATCCCCCTATATGTTTTATTGTTGTAAATCCATATTTGGATCAAGCGCATCCCGAAGGCCATCGCCTAATACATTAAAAGCAAACACAGTTAACATAATTGCAATTCCCGGAACAATGGTCAAATGCGGTGATGACCACATAAAGTCCTGTCCTTGTGAAATCATTGCTCCCCATTCTGGTGTGGGTGGCTGAGCGCCGAGACCTAAATAACTGAGCGCTGCTGTCGATAAGATTGCTGTCGCCATTCGCATTGTTGCGAAAACGATAATGGGTGCAGAGGCATTCGGCAAAATGTGCCGAACCATGATGCGTAAATCAGATGCCCCCATCGATCGCATGGCCATGATGTATTCTTTTTCTTTTATTGATAACACCGACCCACGTACAATTCTGGCGCACGTTGGAATCGACCAAATACTGATTGCAATTGCCACGTTGACTAAGCTTGTGCCAAGAATTGCAATAATCAGCATCGCTAACAAAATTCCCGGAAACGAAAACAGCAAGTCAACAAAACGCATGATGACAGCATCCATTTTCCGATAATAGCCCGCTAACATTCCTAAAATAATTCCTCCTACGAGACCTAAAGTTACAGCCACACTTCCCACAACAAGTGAAATTCTTGCGCCGTATACAATTCGGCTCCAGACATCTCGTCCATAATTGTCTGTTCCCAACCAATGACCTTCGCTGAAAACTGGCATTTCGCTATTGGCTAAGTTTTGTTTAATGGGATCGTGAATCGTAATATATGGTGCAAATATCGCGATTAAAATTTGAAGAATAACAATTATTAAACCAATAACAGCTAGTTTGTTTTTGAACAAACGCTTGAGTGTTGTTATATAGTACTTTTCTCTTTTTTTCGGTTTTAGCTTGAGCGTTTCAGCTGTTGTCATAGCTCCTTCTCCTCTCTATTCATACTTGATGCGTGGATCAATGTACGTGTAAACGATGTCCACGATTAAATTGACTAGTACGAATAACGTGGCGACAAGTAAGACGGAACCTTGTACCATCGGGAAGTCCCGAGCTGCAATAGCATCAATCATCAAGCGTCCAACGCCATTAATCGCAAATACTTTCTCAGTAATAATCGTACCTCCAAGCAAAAGTCCGAAGTTCAATCCAATAACAGTAATAATTGGAATCATGGCATTTTTCAACGTATGAATCCAAATTACATTTTTTTCCTTAACCCCTTTTGCTCTGGCAGTCCGCACATAATCAGCACGAATTACTTCTAGCATCGATGAACGAGTCATCCGTGCAATCATAGCAGCAGAGCCCGTTCCTAGGGTAATTGCTGGCAAAATCAATTCTTTAATGCCGTCAATAGTATAAAAGGGATTGGACATTCCACCAACAGGTAGCCATTGAAGATTTACGGAAAATACTAAAATCAATAAAGCGCCAAGCCAAAAGTTAGGAATGGAAATTCCTGCGAGAGCAAGAGTAGTTGCCGAAACATCCAAAAGCGAATTTTGTTTTAATGCAGAAACTAGTCCAGCAACAACTCCGATAATTACTGCTACGATCATGCTGGCAATTGCTAATTTCAACGTATTAGGAAATCGAATCATGATAGCATCTGCAACCGGTTGACTAGTTTGATAAGAATATCCGAAGTCCCCTTGGACTGCATTCCCTACGTATCTCACATATTGAGTAAGAAAAGGATCATTCAAACCCAAGTTGTCTCGAATTGCAGTAATGTCTGATTCGGTTGCTGTAGGCCCTCCGATAACAGCAGCTGGATCTCCTGGTGCTATATACATCGAAGAAAACACAAGGAAAGAAATACCTAGCAACAAAAATAGTAATTGCAAAGCTCGACGTACGATTAAAGAAACCAACAATACACCCCCAGATCATTTGTTAAGCAATTATTAAAATTCGCTTTCCAAATGTTAATTATTTTGATAATTTTGATTATAAAGCACTGATTAGAAAAAAGCTACACTGTTTTTACAAAAGTATGAATTTTTTATTATTTATCTTTCACAAAGATCTTTTTTTCGCTATTTTACTAACTTTATGTATAATACATCCTATCAATAGTTAATTATTGGTTAGATTTTTTACACAAAAATAAAAGTCTGCAGCTTTTTAGCTGCAGACTTTTATAATTTCATTCCGGTTCGACTCTTGAAGCGTCGAAGTAAAATGTGGCTCTCTACTCTTGTAATCCCTTCTAACGCATACATCTCTTCGTTGATAAATTTTTCAAGGTCGATAAAATCATCGACCAACACATGCATATGAAGAGTTGATGGTCCCGTCATTTGGTAACAACTCGCAACACTTGGATTGTCCGCCAAAGCTTGCGCTACTTTTACGAGTGAAGCAGGCTCACAATCTACCTCGAAAAAGCCTGACACTTTTTTGCCCACTTTTTCACTATTGATGACGACCGTAAAACTTTCAATCACACCCGCTTCAGTGAGTTGATGCACTCGTTCTCGAATGGCCACACGTGACAAACAAAGTTCTTTGCCGATGTCGACATAGGACATGCGGCCATTTCCTGTTAATAATGCCAGTATTTTTCGATCAATTTCATCTAGTTTCATACATACACCTCAAGCTCTCATTTTAAAATTCTGTTGGTTATTTACGCAAATGCAGTTGTATGCAATAAATACCCGGAGCGACTTCAACTACTGCTCCTTCTTGAAACCCAAACCATTTATAAAGTGCCATTGCTGGTTTGTTGGCTGAGCCGGTACTAACGATAAAATCGCATGCATACTGTTTTTTCAGCAAATAATTCAATAGCTTTTTCCCAACTCCCTTTCGAAAATGAATGGGGTCGACTACCAGTCGATAAATATCAACAACATCTTCTTCTAGTTTATAAGAAATAACACCTTGCAATTGCTCTTCACTATAACCCAAAAATGTTTCCGTACTGTTTTGAATTTCTTCAATCGTTTCAGCTAACTGTGGAATTTTGTAAAACCCGATTAGCTCGGCTTCTACACGGTAAGCAGCTTGTTGTATTTGCTGAATTTTTTTTGCAATTGATCTGTTTTGATGATCTAGTTGATAAACCATATAGCTATCACCCTTACTTAAACTTTACCATGATATTCTTTATAGAGTTGATAAAATTAGTTGTGAAGAAAATCGAGCAACTCAGCAAATCTGTCTGTAGCGTCTTTATAGCCCTGATTGTATAAAATTTCAAGTTTTACTGGATCTCGCTCTAAGCCCTTAATTTTGTATAAATTAGCTGGACGAATAACTAAAGCTGACTTTTCTCTTTCTAATTGCTCAATAAACTCCATTGTTTCATTGTAACGCAAAGGTCTTTTTTCCATTTGCTTTGCAATCGCTGGATACTTACGTACAAACGCTGGCATGATTTTTGCTAAACGGCTCGCTTTTTTTCGATAGCCTTTTTCTCTTGTTAAAATAATGATTGGCTTTGTAACTCCATCAGATAGCGCTTTTCTGATGGGAAGCGGATCAGCAATACTGCCATCCATTAAATAGTGACCGTTAAATTCTACTGGTTGTGACATTACTGGCAGTGAACTCGATGCTCGTATAATAGATAAAACGTCTTCTGGTCGATTTTGTTTCTCAAAATATACAGCTTTCCCTGTTAGACAATCGGTTGTTCCTACTACAAATTCTTCTGTTGCATTGCTAAAGCGCTCATAATCAAATGGCACTAAGCTGTTTGGAATTTCATCAAAGATTAAATCCATTCCAAAAAGTTCTCGTTTAGTCCATAAGTTTTTAACTGAAATATATTCAGGATGATTGACGTAGCCGATAGTAACTTCTCGATTGCGACCGCTTTGTCTTGAAATGTAAGAAGATGCATGACAAGCTCCTGCTGAAACACCAATTATATAATCTACAACTACATTTTCTTCCAATAGCTTTTCAAGAACACCACCTGTGTAAACTCCGCGCATTCCACCACCTTCTAATATTAAACCGCTTTTCATCGTTCCCCACTCCTTTGGCTGATAAAAAACCTTCCTTAACCTATTTTCTCAATAATTTCTGGTTTGTTATTTTTAGGAGAATTAACTTCTTCAGAAACCTGATAAACTTCCATGTCAATTGCTTTATAAGGTTTTAACAACGATTTCAATAGTTCAATATCTTCTACGCGGGGATCTAGCCACGTTTGTTCGTCTTGTTTTGATAAAATAACAGGCATCCGGTCATGAATTTTTTTCATTAACTCATTTGGAACAGTTGTCAATATGGAACAACTATTGACTATCTGACCATCGGGCGCTTTCCAAGATTCCCAAAGAGCTGCAAAAGCGAAAGGTTCATCTGTTTTCAATTTGATGCGCATTGGTAGTTTCTTGCCATCTCTTTTTTGCCATTCATAAAAAGAATCAGCGATTACTAAACAACGTTTCTTTTTGAACGCATTACGAAAACTGGGCTTGTTCTCGACTGTTTCAGAACGAGCGTTAATCATTTTATATCCTATTTTACTATCTTTTGCCCACGGAGGAATAAGCCCCCAACGGAGTTTGCCAAGTCGATTGTTATTCCCATCGTTTACTACTGCCACTACTTGTTGAGAAGGTGCCACATTATAGCTTGCTACGTATTCATCTTTTCCAATGGTCGTTTCCTCAATAGCAAAGCGTTCAATCAACACCGTGTAATCGGTGAATAATGAGTATCTCCCACACACATCAATCGCTCCCCACATTAATTATTAGTCACTATAAATATAACAGAACATTCTTTCTTTTTTTAAAATGAATGGATTCATAAAATTTTATCTGCTTTACTATTTTATTTTCATAAGCGAAATACGTTATTCCGCTTGTCTTTGACTCTATTTTTTACTGTAATTTTGCTTTTTCTCTTTATTCCCTTAAATCGATCGCCCTAAGCTATTTCATTCTATAGAACTCAAAATCTACGGAAAATTCGTTAAGGTCCCTTAAATGGCGAAATAGTGTTATAATAGAAGAACAATGAGTTATATTAGGAGGAATTACATGGCTACTGCACGCGAAATGAGTCTCGTCAACAAGGATTTTCTGGTTGAAGAATTAGGGCTGAAACAACAAGGCAACTCAACAATTTTTATGAACGAAGATTGTTTTGTGCTATCTCCATCGGTTCAGCGATATGAAAAAGGATTTGACGTCAGTGAGTTCAATTTGGCAAAGTTCGATCCAGAACGCCAACAAGGCTTTTTGCTCGTACGGTACATGGATACCTTTTTAATGGCGAAACTGGAAAGCTTCACTAAGAAAATGATGCTTCCTGAACTTCAAATTAAAAAGAAAAATACAAAACCCCATTGGAAATTCACAGTTGCTGAAAATCCTGCTTATCATATTGTGAATACACAAAACAAAGAACTGCGTTACCGTCTACAAGAACCAACAAAAAAACAAGTTCTTTCCTTTTTCAAGAAATTATAAAATCTTCCCGCTGCCTATGCACGCGGGCTTTTTTACGAAAAATTTTTTTGCTCTTTAGTTTGCTCTACTAACAAGCTATTTTCCATTTCACTTTTGAAACAAAAGTCATTAGCGATTGGACGTGATGTATGTATTCGCAACGATATACTATAAAAGACCGCTCTTTTTGGAAAATCATCTTTAGTCTTCTTTTAGCTTCTTTATTTATTTTTGCTAATATGTATGCTGTTCAGCC includes these proteins:
- a CDS encoding Lrp/AsnC family transcriptional regulator, with the protein product MKLDEIDRKILALLTGNGRMSYVDIGKELCLSRVAIRERVHQLTEAGVIESFTVVINSEKVGKKVSGFFEVDCEPASLVKVAQALADNPSVASCYQMTGPSTLHMHVLVDDFIDLEKFINEEMYALEGITRVESHILLRRFKSRTGMKL
- a CDS encoding ABC transporter permease, producing MTTAETLKLKPKKREKYYITTLKRLFKNKLAVIGLIIVILQILIAIFAPYITIHDPIKQNLANSEMPVFSEGHWLGTDNYGRDVWSRIVYGARISLVVGSVAVTLGLVGGIILGMLAGYYRKMDAVIMRFVDLLFSFPGILLAMLIIAILGTSLVNVAIAISIWSIPTCARIVRGSVLSIKEKEYIMAMRSMGASDLRIMVRHILPNASAPIIVFATMRMATAILSTAALSYLGLGAQPPTPEWGAMISQGQDFMWSSPHLTIVPGIAIMLTVFAFNVLGDGLRDALDPNMDLQQ
- a CDS encoding SOS response-associated peptidase, whose amino-acid sequence is MCGRYSLFTDYTVLIERFAIEETTIGKDEYVASYNVAPSQQVVAVVNDGNNNRLGKLRWGLIPPWAKDSKIGYKMINARSETVENKPSFRNAFKKKRCLVIADSFYEWQKRDGKKLPMRIKLKTDEPFAFAALWESWKAPDGQIVNSCSILTTVPNELMKKIHDRMPVILSKQDEQTWLDPRVEDIELLKSLLKPYKAIDMEVYQVSEEVNSPKNNKPEIIEKIG
- a CDS encoding GNAT family N-acetyltransferase, whose amino-acid sequence is MVYQLDHQNRSIAKKIQQIQQAAYRVEAELIGFYKIPQLAETIEEIQNSTETFLGYSEEQLQGVISYKLEEDVVDIYRLVVDPIHFRKGVGKKLLNYLLKKQYACDFIVSTGSANKPAMALYKWFGFQEGAVVEVAPGIYCIQLHLRK
- a CDS encoding patatin-like phospholipase family protein, translating into MKSGLILEGGGMRGVYTGGVLEKLLEENVVVDYIIGVSAGACHASSYISRQSGRNREVTIGYVNHPEYISVKNLWTKRELFGMDLIFDEIPNSLVPFDYERFSNATEEFVVGTTDCLTGKAVYFEKQNRPEDVLSIIRASSSLPVMSQPVEFNGHYLMDGSIADPLPIRKALSDGVTKPIIILTREKGYRKKASRLAKIMPAFVRKYPAIAKQMEKRPLRYNETMEFIEQLEREKSALVIRPANLYKIKGLERDPVKLEILYNQGYKDATDRFAELLDFLHN
- the nikB gene encoding nickel ABC transporter permease; its protein translation is MVSLIVRRALQLLFLLLGISFLVFSSMYIAPGDPAAVIGGPTATESDITAIRDNLGLNDPFLTQYVRYVGNAVQGDFGYSYQTSQPVADAIMIRFPNTLKLAIASMIVAVIIGVVAGLVSALKQNSLLDVSATTLALAGISIPNFWLGALLILVFSVNLQWLPVGGMSNPFYTIDGIKELILPAITLGTGSAAMIARMTRSSMLEVIRADYVRTARAKGVKEKNVIWIHTLKNAMIPIITVIGLNFGLLLGGTIITEKVFAINGVGRLMIDAIAARDFPMVQGSVLLVATLFVLVNLIVDIVYTYIDPRIKYE